In Patescibacteria group bacterium, a single window of DNA contains:
- the pth gene encoding aminoacyl-tRNA hydrolase: protein MHLIIGLGNPGTKYKKTRHNAGFLVIENLAMRVDCNQPLLKKCNALIAKTDIGGTDVLLAQPQTFMNESGKAVQALAHYYKINPKNILIIYDDIDLPLGKIRIREKGSAGGHKGLQSIIDYLNTNEFSRIKIGIGPQPENIPSEKYVLQNFKRNEWKIMQEDMIPKTIEAIECFLKNGIDKTMCEYNC, encoded by the coding sequence ATGCACTTAATCATCGGTCTTGGCAATCCAGGCACAAAATACAAAAAAACCCGACACAATGCCGGCTTTCTTGTGATTGAAAACCTCGCCATGAGGGTTGATTGCAATCAACCCCTACTAAAAAAATGCAATGCCCTAATCGCCAAAACTGACATTGGCGGTACTGATGTGTTGCTGGCTCAACCCCAAACCTTTATGAATGAATCTGGTAAGGCTGTCCAGGCATTAGCGCATTACTACAAAATCAACCCAAAAAATATTCTTATCATCTATGATGACATTGACTTGCCCCTTGGCAAAATCCGCATTCGGGAAAAGGGGAGCGCTGGCGGACACAAAGGCCTGCAGTCAATTATTGATTATCTTAACACTAATGAATTTTCCAGAATCAAAATTGGCATTGGCCCCCAACCCGAAAATATCCCAAGTGAAAAATATGTGCTTCAAAATTTTAAAAGGAATGAATGGAAAATAATGCAGGAAGATATGATTCCTAAAACAATTGAGGCAATTGAATGTTTTTTGAAAAATGGGATTGATAAAACTATGTGCGAATATAATTGCTAA